The Candidatus Nanoarchaeia archaeon genome contains the following window.
ATTCACCTACTGCGGAATCCATGATTATTTATAAATCTTTGGGTTTCGAACAGCCAGATACGCAACTACACCTAAAACTCCCAGCAGGATGATGTTTATTGCGGCAAAAAGACGGCTTGTGGAGCCTAAAAGCCAGCCTTTTGTTTCCCACGATGACGAAATACTATCTGTCTCATCTGGTTCAGCAGGCCTGGATTCCTGGCCTAATTGAGGGGCTTCAGCAGCTTCTTGAGGAACAGCTTCCAGAGAAGGGCTTTCTTCTTGGGCTATTCGCTCTGCCTCTTCAACCATCTCCTCAACCACAGTCTCATATTCGAATCTTTGTGTTAGACGCTCCCCAAATTCTGTGGCATACGCTATCTGGACAAGATAGCTGTACACCCCCCTCTCAGCAGTGTAGGAGAAGCTTGCGATATCCTTATCCTCAATGAGTTCTCCCAATGTGATTTGCGCTGGCTGAATTCCAGGGATTGATGTCTCGGTTGTGATCTGTACATCCCTCATCTTTTGTGATGATGGATTGTATACTGTTGCTGCGAAATCAACCCTCTCGCCTGGCTGCGCTCTTTCTTTTGCCTGGAACCTGATGCCTGGTTCAGGTGCAAGTACGGTGAGTGGGATCTCAATGTTTTGCTCTTCTGCGAATCCATTGATGCGGCTCTCAATAACTGCTTTTATAGGCGTCCTGCCTGAGCGCGTTCCTGAGAAATTGACAACAAGCAGCTCTCCCTTTTTGCTATCGAGAGATATCCTCTTTGTGAGTTTTGTGCCGTCCTTCTCGAAGCCGTGGCTTCGCATTCCAAATACAGTCCCTGGCGGAAACATAAGCTCAATGGCTCCGCTGGACTCATGTTCCGGGTTGGTATTGGTGATGTTGATCTCAAGCCTGTTTGACCTTCCGATACTGCTTGCATTCTCTGCAAGCCTAGGGACAGCCTGTATTGCTGCATTGAATACCTCGATCTTTGACTTCAGCGAATCAGTTTTTGCGCTGCTGCCATCAAAATAGACAACTTCTGCAACACTGTCATTTTTTCCGCCGGATTTTCCAGCAATAGTGTATCTGCAGGCATGCTCCTGCCCAGCCTCCAACGCTCCTTCCCACTTGTATACGCTGCCTGAAAGCGAACAGCCTTCTACATTGATGGTAAGTCCTATTGTCGAAGGATACCTGTCAACAAAAACAACGTCTGCTGCTTTCCAGTCTCCGGTATTCTTTAGTGCAACAGCAACATCAGTCTCCTGGCCAATAAGCAGTGCGGCATCATCGATTGTCTTGGTGAGCTGGACTGATGCGGTTTTTGAATAGATGCTGAGCGACGCCTCCCACACATTTTTGTGCGTGGCATTCGGATAGGTGAAATAGATCGAGTTCAGGCAGAACTGGATATTGCCCTCCTCTTTGCACGAAGCATTTCCCACAATCATGCTCTTCCCAGCAGATTCAAGAAGAACCTCAGCAGGAGCAGCATATCTGTCCTGGTCTGAGAACCTAATCCTATACGCAGTGCCATCAACAGTAATGTTGTTGCCTGATGCATAGGTTCCTGTGGAAATCAGCTGGGCTCCGAGAGCCGTTTGAGCCAATGTCAAAAACATCCAACCCAGAAAAAAGCACCTCTTGAGCATAGGGTGTTTTGAAGAATTGGGTTATATATAGTTATCGATGTCTTCACGGCACAACCGTAATCAACTGGCCTGTGGTAGATTTTGCTAATCCAGCAGAGCCGACAGAATAGTCCACTGCCAGACTCCCTTTTATCTTCTGTTTAGGATTAAGGCCTGCGGAGCATTCCAGTATAAAATCCGCCTCGCTGTCAGAACCAACAACTCCTCCTGCAGCAGCAGCGCAAGAGGGATCATCCAATGTTATGCTGCTCACAGAAACAGGATCAGGAAGGATATTCCTAAGCCTCAATGTAACTGTATCTGCACTCGAACTCGTAGAAAACTCCTCGCAAAATATCCCGGAACTGGTCGCAATCAAGCATTTCTCAGGCAAAAACTGCTCGGCCTTGTTCACTCCGAAATATGCAAGCGCACCGATAGAAATAAGGACAACCAAGATGGCCCAGCCATAGGTCATCAAGAACTCCATGGCAGCCTGTCCTTTTCTCATAACAACTCACACCACGTGCTGTATAGTATCCATCAATTGATATACCTCAATTATATGTCTCAAATTATATATCTCAATTATGTACTGTATACTTAATCAATTATTAATCACTTTTATATCCTCATTATCAATCATACTAAATAAACCTTCTTAAAACAAGAATAAAAAGAAAAAAAATTTATGGAACCGTAGTCACAATCTGCCCTGTCGCGCTCTTTGGAAGCCCAGACCCTGCCGCTGAACCGGCATCAAAAGCAACGGTGATTGCTCCTTTGATCTTGTCGCCTGATGTAAGGCCTCCTGCGCATGCAAGCACAAAGTCTGCGGTTGCATCAGCCGCAATCTGCGTGTCTGCTGTTGCGAAGCTACAGCTTGGAGCGCTTATCGTGATAGAATCAACCCAGGCACTCTCAGTGAGGATATTATGGATCCTCAGCGTTACAGTATCTGCGGATGCGCTTGAGGAGAACTCATCACAGAACAGCCCAGATCCTGTGCTAATCACGCATTTCTCTGGCAGGAATCTATCAGGGCTCAGCACTCCGAAATAGGCAAGTGCCCCAATCGCAACAAGAACAACCAAGATGGCCCAGCCATACGTCATAAGGAACTCCATGGCAGCCTGTCCTTTCTTCATATCATCACCTCTCCTCTTTTTGTAAATAGCATTATTCCTATTCTTGGCAATTCCCCTATTTAAATCTTTTGATTAAAACGAGGCGTTTTTGAGTCCGGCGCCAACCGAGGCTCCATTTTCCATAGGACCGAGCATCCAGACCTGAGCAACCTGGGTCGCTCGGATGAAACGAATTCAGGCAGCAAAAAAGAAACACTTAAAAAGAGCAGGAAATCTTTACCCTCAGGACATACGAAATGATTCCACGAAAAATATTCTTTACCAAGGGCGTTGGTGTCCATAAGCATTATCTGCAAAGCTTCGAGCTTGCGCTACGCAATGCAGGCATTGAAAAGGCGAATATTGTGAACGTGTCGAGCATTTTTCCGCCCAATGCCGAGGTTATCTCCAAAGAACAGGGGGTCAAATACGTGAAGCCCGGTGCAATAACCTTCTGCGTCATTGCACGGAATTCCACAAATGAGCCCAACCGACTGATTGCCGCTTCCATCGGAGCAGCGATCCCGGCTGACAAAGGGACATACGGCTATCTCAGCGAGCACCATCCAAACGGAGAGACAGAGGACAAGGCAGGGGACTATGCCGAAGACCTTGCGGCAACGATGCTTGCAAGCACGCTTGGCCTCGAGTTTGACCCTGACAAGGCATGGGATGAGCGGAAGCAGGAATTTATGATGTCGGGGAAGATTGTCAAGACGCGCAATATCACCCAATCTGCGCAAGGAAATAAATACGGCTTGTGGACATCCGTCGTTGCTGTTGCAGTGCTCGTCACAGACCAGATGATTGCAGACTATGCTGCAATGCAAGAGGCAGCCCAGGCAAATTCTGAAAACTTGGTGAAGGAGGATGCTCCCAAGGACAGCGCATTGAAGAACAGCATCAAGAAGCCCTTTTCCCTTGCCCGCTCTGTTTTTGGAAGGAAAAAGGAGCAGCAGCCAAAGCCGGCGTGAACAACGCCCTTGAAAAGTTGCTCGCTTCGCTCGGCAGCGCCAGTACTCAAAAATGCTTCGCATTTTTGGTCGCTTCTGCGGAGCAGTTCGCCATGTGCAAATCAAGCAGAATAGCGACATTCTCCGAAGGCGCCAACCCTCTTGTCGTTGCGCCGCATCGCCTTTATGATGGCTCACAAGAGGGCGCCGCATGACTTTTCAATGGCGTCGCTTGAACAAAAGCTTAATAAACACACTTTCTCTTATTGGCTGAATGCAATTCTTTGAAGAGCATATCAGGAAGATCCTTGCAAAGCATACGAAGGCTGCTCCAGGGGCCTTCAGGCTTGAAATTCCTCCGTCACAAGAATTCGGCAACTATGCACTGCCCTGCTTCTCTCTTACAAAGATTGCCAAGTCTGCTCCGAGTGCGATAGCAAAGGATCTGCATGAAAAGATACTCCCCGACGAAATTATCGAACGGACTGAAGTCAAGGGGCCTTATCTTAACTTCTTCATACGCCAGGCATTGTTCGCTGAGAAGATCATCCAATTGATTCAGACCAATGAGTTTAGGAGAGTGCCTCGTAAAAACAATACGGTTATGGTTGAGTTCTTCCACGCAAATACCCATAAAGCGGTCCATATCGGGCATATCAGGAATATCTGCCTGGGAGAGTCTCTTTCGAGGATCCTGGAACAGAGAGGCTCTACGGTAATTCGAGTTAACTACCAGGGCGATATCGGCCCCCATGTAGCAAAATGCCTTTATGGGCTCCTCCACTCAAAGGAAAAGCCGCCTTTGCGCCATAGGGGTGTCTGGCTTGGAAAGGTCTACAGCCGGGCCCATGAGCTGGCAAAAGACCCAAAAGTCCAGGAGGAACTCCGCACCATCAACAAGAATCTGTATGCAGGCGACCCGAAGATCATCAAACTCTGGAAAAAAACCAGGAAGTATTGCCTTGACGATTTTGAGGAACTTTACCGCGAATTTGACGTCAAATTCAAGCGGCTGTATTTTGAAAGCGAGGTTGAAAAACACGGAATCGAGCTTGCAAAACATCTTTTGGCGGAAGGGATTGCTAAAGAAAGCGAAGGCGCTGTCATTGTTGACCTCAAGAGCTATGGGCTCTCCGTCTATGTGCTGCTGACAAAAGACAAGCATGCCGTGTACCACACAAAAGACCTTGCCCTTGCTGAGCTCAAGGCAAAGGAGTACCCTCGCGTTGACCTTTCGATCCATGTGGTGGGAAAGGAGCAGGAGCTTTACTTCAGGCAGCTCTTCAAGACCTTTGAACTCATCAATTCTCCGATGAAAGGAAAGTCGCATCATGTGATCTATGGCCTGGTCATGCTGCCTGAGGGAAAGATGTCTTCCCGCGAAGGAACGGTTGTGCTTTATGATGATCTTATTCAAACCATGCTGAAGAGGGCTTCCCAGGAGGTTGCCAAGAGGCACTCGTGGACAAAGAAAAAGATTGACGCGTCTGCCAAGGCTATAGCATTTGGAGCGCTCAAATACAGCATGCTCTCACGTGAGAACAACCGGGAAATTATCTTTGACTGGGATACCGCATTGTCTTTTGAAGGCGAGACTGGGCCTTACATCCAGTATGCCTATGCGCGGATATGCTCAATCCTCAGAAAATGCAAAAGGGGCGCTAAGCCCAACTTTGGGTTGCTGAACTCTGAGAAGGAGCTGGGCCTGCTCTCTGCACTGGCTGGATTCCCGGGAGCGGTTGAGCATGCTGCCCAGAACTACTCTCCCCACACTGTAGCAAATTATGCCTATACTGTGGCAAAAGCATTCAGCGAATTTTATACCAGCAATCGGGTGATCCAGGAAGACAAGGCCTTGGAGGCAGCAAGGATAAGCCTCATCACATCAACAAAGGCAGTCCTTGAGGAATCTCTCCGCCTGCTTGGCATCACAGCACCGCAAGAAATGTGAGTTATCTCCTCTTCTGAACATTCTTCGGAGTATCCCTCCATTCAAGGCTTCGCCTTTTGATCGCATCTGAGTACACTGCCATAAGAAACAGTGCGTAGCCAAGCAAAAAAATACCAAGCGATTGGATAAGGCCATTTCCTCCTGGCGAAAGAAACTCTCCCCGAAAAGCAGGCTGTGGCTGGGCCAGAAGATACCCTATCCAGAGGAAGGCGAGCACAAAAGGAGAGAACAGAATGCAATGCTTCGTGATACTTTTCCTTTCCATAAGCACAAGCCTCGGTTAACTGCAGTATCTTGTTCTACTATAAAAACGTTTCATTACATACGGCTGCGGTGAAAATCAATGCTGCCGCCTCTTTGCGAGGCTCTTAAAGAGTACTATGACCTGAGTTGAGGGGGACGCCCCATCGGAGGATATGTCGCTTTACGCTAAAACATGAAGAGCCGAGCCCGGCACTGCCTGCGAAGCAGAATGATTCCAGCAGAGCCATTACCCGCCAAAGCCGCAACCATTAAATATCCTTAGATAACGGTTTCTCCATGCTCAAGCCGAACATCACTCCTGACAGCAAGATGGCGGAACTGCAGGAGAAGCTCAAGAAGATGTCTCCGGAGGAGCTTAGGGAGTTCCAAAAGAAGCAGTGCGTATTCTGCCAGATCATCTCAGGAAAGATTCCATCAAAGAAGGTGTATGAGGATGCAGTCAGCTTTTCTGTCCTGGATATCAACCCTGCAAATCTCGGCCATATGCTTCTGATGCCCAAGGAGCATTACTCGATCATGCCTCAAGTCCCTGATGCGGATCTCAAACATCTATTCAAGGTTGCGAAGAGCCTTTCCTCAATTGCCCTTAAGGGCCTGAAGGCAGAGGGCACAAGCATCTTTATAGCAAACGGAGCAGCAGCGGGCCAGCGCGCCACCCATTTTATGGTCCATATCATCCCAAGAACGCAGGATGATCATGTGCCGCTTTCCATCCCTCAAAAAAACGTTCAAAAAGAGAGCCTGGAGAAGATCCGTATCCAACTCTCCAAAAAGGTTGAAGAGCTGCTCGGACCGGGCTATACAGAATTCGATACAAAGAGTGTACAAGAGCGTGCACAGGCAAAACCTGAATCAAACCGCTTTGAGCAGCCGATCCTGGAGGCAGAGTATACTGAGCCAAAGGCTGAGCCGAAGCAACAAAAAGAACAGCCAAAGACAGAGCTCAAGAAAGGGCATCTGAAATCGCCTCGTAAAAAAGAATCCAAAGAATTCAAAAAGGGCGAGCCCAGGAAAGAAACTACGGGAGAATCCTCCCTTGACGAAATCGCCCGGGTCCTGGGAGGAAACTGATGGGCTGCGTCTATTGTGAACTGAGGGATGGCCAGCGCGGAATTAAAAAGGTCTATAAGGACGAGAGCACCTTTGCGGTCCTGCATCCAAATCCGGCAGTGCCTGGACATGTCGTTGTGATGCCCAAAGAGCACGTCACCATCCTTGAGCAGCTCTCTGATTTTGAGGTTGAGCAGCTCTTTACAACAACCAACGCGCTCTCAAAGCTTCTCTTTGAGGCTCTGCCTATCCAAGGAACAAACATTATTATCCAGAATGGATCCACTGCCGGGCAGGAGATTCCACATGTTGCAGTCCATCTTATCCCAAGATTCGAGGGAGACGGGCTCAGCTTTGAGTGGGAGCCGAAAAAGTATTCGGATCAGGAAATGTCGACGGTAGAGGTCCTTTTCCGGGAACTTGCAAAGCAGCTTACCTTTGATCATGGTACGAAAAAAGAGGTTAGGCTGGAGCCAAAAAAGGAGGTTCTGAAGGAAGAGCCCGGAGCAGAGAATGTTATGCTGCGGCACCTGAACCGGATACCTTAAAAGCGGCGGAGCTTTCTCTCAAAATCAACAATCTTCCCTTTCTTTATGGAAATGCCTTCATTCTCTAAGAGCCAAATCTTTCCTTCCACTCCGCCTCTTCCACTGAATCTTCCAACACTTCCATCGCTCCGCACTACACGGTGGCAAGGCACTTCAGGAGCATAGGGATTGAGCCTCATTGCGGTTCCAACAGCTTGGAAAGCCTTGCTGCCGACAGCCTTGGCAAGATCAGCGTAGGTTGTGACATTTCCTTTTGGCACCTTTCTGAGCTTTGCATAGACTTTTTCTTGGAAGCGGGTTGGCATGTTATTCCCGGAGACCTTTGGCAATTTTTATAATCTCTTCTGGCTTGTCAGCTATAAAGTCCGGTTTTGCTCTCTCTAAAATCTTTCTCGAATTGAACCCCCAGGTTACTGCAATGATGGGGACCTTTGCTTTTCTGCATGCCTCTATATCTCTCACTTCGTCTCCGACGTAGATGGTCT
Protein-coding sequences here:
- a CDS encoding HIT domain-containing protein, with translation MLKPNITPDSKMAELQEKLKKMSPEELREFQKKQCVFCQIISGKIPSKKVYEDAVSFSVLDINPANLGHMLLMPKEHYSIMPQVPDADLKHLFKVAKSLSSIALKGLKAEGTSIFIANGAAAGQRATHFMVHIIPRTQDDHVPLSIPQKNVQKESLEKIRIQLSKKVEELLGPGYTEFDTKSVQERAQAKPESNRFEQPILEAEYTEPKAEPKQQKEQPKTELKKGHLKSPRKKESKEFKKGEPRKETTGESSLDEIARVLGGN
- a CDS encoding MGMT family protein, which encodes MPTRFQEKVYAKLRKVPKGNVTTYADLAKAVGSKAFQAVGTAMRLNPYAPEVPCHRVVRSDGSVGRFSGRGGVEGKIWLLENEGISIKKGKIVDFERKLRRF
- the argS gene encoding arginine--tRNA ligase; this translates as MQFFEEHIRKILAKHTKAAPGAFRLEIPPSQEFGNYALPCFSLTKIAKSAPSAIAKDLHEKILPDEIIERTEVKGPYLNFFIRQALFAEKIIQLIQTNEFRRVPRKNNTVMVEFFHANTHKAVHIGHIRNICLGESLSRILEQRGSTVIRVNYQGDIGPHVAKCLYGLLHSKEKPPLRHRGVWLGKVYSRAHELAKDPKVQEELRTINKNLYAGDPKIIKLWKKTRKYCLDDFEELYREFDVKFKRLYFESEVEKHGIELAKHLLAEGIAKESEGAVIVDLKSYGLSVYVLLTKDKHAVYHTKDLALAELKAKEYPRVDLSIHVVGKEQELYFRQLFKTFELINSPMKGKSHHVIYGLVMLPEGKMSSREGTVVLYDDLIQTMLKRASQEVAKRHSWTKKKIDASAKAIAFGALKYSMLSRENNREIIFDWDTALSFEGETGPYIQYAYARICSILRKCKRGAKPNFGLLNSEKELGLLSALAGFPGAVEHAAQNYSPHTVANYAYTVAKAFSEFYTSNRVIQEDKALEAARISLITSTKAVLEESLRLLGITAPQEM
- a CDS encoding HIT family protein — its product is MGCVYCELRDGQRGIKKVYKDESTFAVLHPNPAVPGHVVVMPKEHVTILEQLSDFEVEQLFTTTNALSKLLFEALPIQGTNIIIQNGSTAGQEIPHVAVHLIPRFEGDGLSFEWEPKKYSDQEMSTVEVLFRELAKQLTFDHGTKKEVRLEPKKEVLKEEPGAENVMLRHLNRIP